A genome region from Arachis duranensis cultivar V14167 chromosome 6, aradu.V14167.gnm2.J7QH, whole genome shotgun sequence includes the following:
- the LOC127748567 gene encoding transcription factor PIF3-like, with product MALHDIDAAVESFKNALVLEPNDERILGNPNQSLKLKRQETENSECHSEDIEEESVGVKKACPTRGVKRSRSAEVHNLSERRRRDRINEKMRALQDLIPNCNKVYSSIFTFVMQTREFS from the exons ATGGCACTCCATGACATAGATGCTGCAGTTGAAAGCTTTAAAAATGCATTGGTCTTAGAGCCAAATGATG AGAGAATTTTGGGCAACCCAAACCAAAGTTTGAAGTTAAAAAGACAAGAAACTGAGAACTCTGAGTGCCACAGTGAA GATATTGAGGAAGAATCAGTGGGTGTTAAAAAGGCATGTCCAACACGAGGTGTTAAGAGAAGTCGTTCAGCCGAAGTACATAATCTATCTGAAAGG AGGCGAAGAGACAGGATCAATGAGAAGATGCGTGCATTGCAAGATCTCATACCAAACTGCAATAAGGTTTACTCTTCCATTTTCACTTTTGTTATGCAGACCAGAGAATTTTCATAA